Proteins co-encoded in one Brassica oleracea var. oleracea cultivar TO1000 chromosome C4, BOL, whole genome shotgun sequence genomic window:
- the LOC106341335 gene encoding RING-H2 finger protein ATL72 — MASSCCGDYVAASPEMAVTGSESILLRLLCVVFIVLFYGSIFLLCFVMYPKDQKSEIGDEEAGEPLPAAVRLTKKGEKCGGDGDGIRADVCVICLEDFEANDAVRILVGCKHVFHVECIDSWCFYKLTCPVCRKPFQWFGDW; from the coding sequence ATGGCTTCAAGTTGCTGTGGAGATTACGTTGCTGCTTCGCCGGAGATGGCGGTGACGGGAAGCGAATCAATCTTATTGAGGCTTCTATGCGTCGTCTTCATCGTCCTTTTCTACGGTTCGATATTTCTTCTGTGCTTCGTGATGTACCCGAAGGATCAAAAATCAGAAATCGGCGATGAGGAAGCCGGCGAGCCGTTGCCGGCGGCGGTGAGGCTCACGAAGAAAGGAGAGAAATGCGGCGGTGACGGCGACGGGATCAGAGCGGATGTGTGCGTGATCTGTTTGGAGGATTTCGAAGCGAACGACGCCGTTAGGATTCTGGTGGGATGCAAGCACGTGTTTCACGTGGAGTGTATAGACTCGTGGTGTTTCTACAAGTTGACGTGTCCGGTTTGTAGAAAACCGTTCCAGTGGTTTGGTGATTGGTAA